A genomic segment from Peribacillus sp. ACCC06369 encodes:
- a CDS encoding DUF192 domain-containing protein → MKNRIKTKMIKILSGNRETRLTVQVADTHRKREKGLMFVRKLPENEGMLFVYSEKIFGGFWMKNTFIPLSIAFLDSDGEILKILDMEPCKVDICPTYDPELSYRYAIEVNLGWFEKNQIKEGDYVKFD, encoded by the coding sequence GTGAAAAATAGAATAAAAACAAAAATGATAAAAATACTCAGTGGTAACAGGGAAACTAGATTAACCGTTCAAGTTGCAGATACTCATAGAAAAAGAGAAAAGGGCTTAATGTTTGTTAGAAAATTACCCGAAAATGAGGGTATGTTATTTGTTTATTCGGAAAAAATATTTGGTGGCTTTTGGATGAAAAACACATTCATTCCTTTATCTATTGCTTTTCTTGATTCAGATGGGGAAATTCTAAAAATACTTGATATGGAGCCTTGTAAAGTGGATATATGTCCTACCTATGATCCGGAACTTTCTTATCGTTATGCAATTGAAGTGAATCTTGGATGGTTTGAAAAGAATCAAATCAAAGAAGGGGATTATGTAAAGTTTGATTAA
- a CDS encoding RNA polymerase sigma factor, protein MNDINKNNELNSELNIVYRYLRKLGISQADAEDVVQETAYKYLLYYDTIQTSRIRSWLIRVSLNFHYDQCRKQRRYDLNLNEGLLETDMNELPEVIFLEKERIREVGYALSKLKPHFQELLLLKYQSGLSYEEISKLLEKPISSIKTNLFRARKQLAKIYKEANHER, encoded by the coding sequence ATGAATGACATAAATAAGAATAACGAGCTTAATTCAGAGCTTAATATCGTATATAGATATTTGCGAAAATTGGGTATTTCACAAGCTGATGCAGAGGATGTTGTTCAGGAAACGGCTTATAAGTATCTGCTTTATTACGATACGATTCAGACTTCTAGGATAAGGAGTTGGCTGATACGTGTATCATTAAATTTTCATTATGATCAGTGCCGGAAGCAACGGCGGTATGACCTCAATTTAAATGAAGGACTTTTAGAGACGGATATGAATGAGCTTCCAGAGGTGATTTTTCTTGAAAAAGAGAGGATTAGAGAGGTTGGGTATGCACTATCAAAGTTAAAGCCGCACTTTCAAGAACTTTTGTTATTGAAGTATCAATCAGGATTATCGTACGAAGAGATATCCAAGTTATTAGAGAAACCTATCAGTTCTATTAAGACGAATTTATTCAGGGCCAGGAAACAGTTAGCGAAGATTTATAAGGAGGCAAACCATGAGCGGTAA
- a CDS encoding ASCH domain-containing protein codes for MKVLSMIQPWASLFVLREAEYETRTWRTHHRGPLAIHTSKKVDKPACRLDGVAELLAKHGYTEDNLPTGMIIGVCKLKNCLKIEENNGNWAVLEDSRVISGNDLFLGDYRVGGYAWEIEDMRMLDEYIPAKGQLGLWEFSGKI; via the coding sequence ATGAAAGTACTGTCGATGATCCAGCCTTGGGCAAGCTTATTTGTCCTTAGGGAAGCCGAATATGAAACAAGGACTTGGAGAACGCATCATCGGGGTCCTCTTGCTATTCATACGAGCAAAAAAGTAGATAAGCCCGCCTGTAGACTGGATGGAGTTGCCGAGCTGCTGGCTAAGCATGGGTATACAGAAGATAATCTGCCGACCGGAATGATAATTGGAGTCTGCAAGCTGAAAAACTGTTTGAAAATAGAAGAAAACAATGGAAACTGGGCGGTCTTAGAAGATAGTCGGGTTATTTCAGGGAACGACTTGTTTTTAGGGGATTACAGAGTTGGCGGCTATGCCTGGGAAATTGAGGACATGCGGATGCTCGATGAATATATTCCTGCAAAAGGGCAGCTTGGGCTGTGGGAGTTTAGCGGAAAGATATAA
- a CDS encoding GNAT family N-acetyltransferase, with protein MKVHLKCVTRENWEKALALKVKKQQSNFVPPVAVSLAKVYIKPDGDNIVYLPFAIYDKEIMVGFIMHAYDENTTNMYWINGFIIDESYQGKGYGRAALSEMVHWIANRFTICKEIRLTVFKDNENARELYKRFGFLPTGDVYGEEDVWFLPIK; from the coding sequence ATGAAAGTACATTTGAAATGTGTTACGAGAGAAAATTGGGAAAAGGCACTAGCACTAAAAGTTAAGAAACAGCAAAGTAACTTTGTACCACCAGTAGCCGTTTCACTTGCCAAAGTTTATATTAAACCAGACGGGGATAACATTGTTTATTTGCCCTTTGCCATATATGACAAAGAGATAATGGTCGGTTTTATCATGCATGCTTACGATGAAAATACGACGAATATGTATTGGATTAACGGATTCATAATTGATGAGAGTTATCAGGGTAAAGGATATGGTAGGGCGGCACTGTCTGAGATGGTTCATTGGATAGCAAATAGGTTTACCATTTGTAAAGAAATTCGTCTAACCGTATTTAAAGATAACGAAAATGCTCGTGAATTATATAAACGTTTTGGCTTTCTTCCCACAGGAGATGTCTATGGAGAAGAAGATGTGTGGTTTCTTCCTATAAAATAA
- a CDS encoding RNA polymerase sigma factor, whose protein sequence is MSKYRKEEIADWYDQHSKSILSFILLMVKDYQQAEDLTHDTFVKAYLYHNLFNQHSSEKTWLFSIAHNLTVDFLRKRKPSRFFKEVFLLQKDNNSLPEEMIQIKEESFELYKALGEIKDTYRKVIILRKIKGFSIEDTAKILNWSESKVKSTLFRAIPALKKQLIKEGYLDEKAI, encoded by the coding sequence TTGTCGAAGTACAGAAAAGAAGAAATTGCAGATTGGTATGACCAACATAGTAAATCCATTTTAAGTTTTATTTTATTGATGGTTAAGGATTATCAACAAGCAGAGGATTTGACCCATGATACCTTTGTAAAAGCGTATTTATATCATAATTTATTTAATCAGCATTCCAGTGAAAAAACATGGCTATTCAGTATCGCTCACAATTTAACGGTTGATTTTTTAAGAAAACGCAAACCCAGCAGGTTCTTTAAAGAAGTATTTCTTTTGCAAAAGGACAATAACTCATTGCCTGAAGAAATGATTCAAATAAAAGAGGAATCATTTGAACTATATAAAGCGTTAGGGGAAATCAAAGATACATATCGAAAGGTGATCATTTTAAGAAAGATCAAAGGTTTTTCTATTGAGGATACGGCAAAGATATTGAACTGGTCTGAGAGTAAAGTTAAATCGACTCTTTTTAGAGCTATTCCAGCATTGAAAAAACAATTAATAAAGGAGGGGTATTTGGATGAAAAAGCAATATGA
- a CDS encoding IS3 family transposase (programmed frameshift): MTKYSLELKLKAVLAYLEGADSFRTVAKQFNTSSTPLKHWVAHYKEHGIEGLMSTYTNYDISFKMDVLNYMNDFGVSSTHAAAVYNIASPSTINKWIKQLEENGVDALETNKKGRPSMKKETKKKPVEGSFEALQAENERLRAENAYFKKVESLSSRKRSVRTQKAKVVHELRGDFNLKLLLSVANLARSTYYYWINTFGRQDKYEEIKPVIKEIFHTNKGRYGYRRITLELRNRGIQMNHKTVLRLMKELGLKCLVRMKKYRSYKGKIGKVAPNILNRNFKATKPNQKWVTDVTEFHLYGEKLYLSPILDLFNGEIIAYNIESRPIYPLVSKMLDQAFIRLESKDSPILHSDQCWHYQMKSYSQALKTHGLTQSMSRKGNCLDNAVIENFFGLLKSELLYLQKFESMEHFKQELEDYIHYYNHRRIKVKLKGMSPVDYRVHALRAA; this comes from the exons ATGACAAAATATTCATTAGAGTTGAAATTAAAAGCTGTCCTTGCTTATTTAGAAGGAGCTGACTCATTTAGAACTGTCGCCAAACAATTTAATACCAGTTCGACTCCTTTAAAGCATTGGGTGGCGCATTATAAAGAACATGGTATAGAAGGGCTAATGTCTACCTATACAAATTATGATATTAGCTTTAAGATGGATGTACTAAACTATATGAACGATTTTGGAGTGTCTAGTACCCATGCAGCTGCTGTGTATAACATTGCTTCTCCTTCTACTATTAATAAGTGGATAAAGCAATTGGAGGAGAACGGGGTTGACGCTCTTGAAACGAATAAAAAGGGGCGTCCATCCATGAAAAAAGAAACGAAGAAAAAGCCAGTAGAAGGGTCATTTGAGGCGTTACAGGCAGAAAATGAACGATTACGTGCAGAGAATGCATATT TTAAAAAAGTTGAGAGCCTTAGTTCAAGAAAGCGAAGCGTCCGAACGCAAAAAGCGAAAGTAGTACATGAACTAAGGGGAGATTTTAATTTAAAGCTACTTCTGTCCGTCGCAAATCTCGCACGGAGTACCTATTATTATTGGATAAACACCTTCGGGCGTCAGGATAAATACGAAGAAATAAAGCCAGTTATCAAAGAGATATTTCATACGAATAAAGGGAGATACGGGTATCGACGCATTACATTGGAATTACGTAATAGAGGGATTCAAATGAACCATAAAACGGTTCTTCGATTAATGAAGGAGTTGGGGCTAAAGTGTCTGGTCCGTATGAAGAAATACCGTTCATACAAAGGCAAGATTGGAAAGGTTGCTCCCAATATTCTCAATCGCAATTTTAAAGCAACAAAGCCCAATCAAAAATGGGTCACGGACGTAACTGAGTTTCATTTATACGGTGAGAAGTTGTATTTATCACCTATTCTCGACTTATTTAATGGAGAGATCATTGCTTACAATATCGAATCACGTCCTATTTATCCCTTAGTCTCCAAGATGCTGGACCAAGCCTTTATTCGATTGGAATCAAAAGATTCCCCCATTCTTCATTCGGATCAATGCTGGCATTACCAAATGAAATCTTATTCACAAGCCCTGAAAACACATGGTCTTACTCAAAGTATGTCCCGAAAAGGAAATTGTTTAGACAATGCGGTCATTGAAAACTTCTTTGGCTTACTAAAATCTGAATTACTTTATTTACAGAAGTTCGAAAGCATGGAGCATTTCAAACAAGAACTTGAGGATTATATCCATTATTATAATCACCGACGAATCAAAGTGAAATTAAAAGGCATGAGCCCAGTAGATTACCGGGTTCATGCCCTCAGGGCTGCCTAA
- a CDS encoding anti sigma factor C-terminal domain-containing protein, giving the protein MSGNHESKKEEEIDFISKPSLQKALKKTKRWQTIKYVIIAVLTTTILLTTLFTGSQYILNKRLEHQDSIYEMVHGANISFGDSSHDYNLFSVTRETTYRKSIGDRSIVWDKKIEKIPLFGRIDTIERGSGMVEVNVFNEKEQRTVRYNDFNNERKIDFYYPGLSYDYLPDELDTAVGLDKNTLIEVALSFKEPMTLAEMGKQLGYENVNWLWVDTTTVAQMDRMTKELDSDSLKTKGGGGAFGFDVSQEVPYSGESGQGFIHTLEQLSKTDSHKSSIKEALKGIKENTQSSKGEVRFNGAVVTGTAEEFRRFQKLDFIRASVIGATIDKY; this is encoded by the coding sequence ATGAGCGGTAATCACGAATCTAAAAAAGAGGAAGAAATCGATTTTATCAGCAAACCTTCCTTGCAAAAGGCCCTCAAAAAAACGAAAAGGTGGCAAACAATCAAGTATGTAATCATTGCTGTACTTACAACTACCATCCTGTTGACCACTCTTTTCACAGGCAGTCAATACATTCTCAATAAACGGCTAGAGCATCAGGATAGTATATATGAGATGGTCCATGGGGCAAATATATCTTTTGGGGATAGCAGCCATGATTACAATTTATTTAGTGTAACAAGAGAAACTACATATCGTAAAAGCATTGGTGACCGTTCAATAGTATGGGATAAAAAGATCGAGAAAATCCCATTGTTCGGAAGGATAGACACCATTGAACGTGGAAGTGGAATGGTTGAAGTCAATGTTTTTAACGAAAAGGAGCAACGGACAGTCCGTTATAATGATTTCAATAATGAAAGAAAAATCGATTTTTATTATCCAGGTTTGTCCTATGACTATTTACCGGATGAACTTGATACTGCCGTTGGTTTGGACAAAAATACGTTAATCGAGGTTGCCCTTTCCTTTAAGGAGCCAATGACTTTAGCAGAGATGGGGAAGCAGCTTGGCTATGAAAATGTAAATTGGCTATGGGTCGATACAACAACTGTCGCTCAAATGGACAGAATGACAAAGGAGCTGGATTCTGATAGCTTAAAAACTAAGGGCGGTGGAGGTGCCTTTGGATTTGATGTCAGCCAAGAAGTTCCTTATTCTGGGGAAAGTGGGCAGGGGTTCATTCACACGTTGGAGCAACTGAGTAAAACAGACAGTCATAAAAGCTCTATTAAAGAAGCTCTGAAGGGAATCAAGGAAAATACCCAATCTTCAAAAGGGGAAGTCCGTTTTAACGGGGCCGTCGTGACAGGTACGGCAGAGGAGTTTAGACGTTTCCAAAAACTAGATTTCATTCGCGCCTCCGTCATTGGCGCAACGATTGATAAGTATTGA
- a CDS encoding site-specific integrase has translation MQSQISRYGKAINIQATCHKFRHTFARLSVEASAGIFELQAILGHTSMEMVKHYVNLFSDDVIRKHKEFSPIENINKKRVRN, from the coding sequence ATATCAAGATACGGTAAAGCGATAAATATCCAAGCTACTTGTCATAAATTCAGACATACTTTTGCTCGATTATCTGTAGAAGCATCTGCTGGTATCTTTGAACTTCAAGCAATTTTAGGACATACATCAATGGAAATGGTAAAGCACTATGTAAATTTGTTTTCTGATGACGTTATCAGAAAGCACAAAGAGTTTTCACCGATTGAAAATATAAATAAAAAAAGGGTACGAAATTAA
- a CDS encoding GyrI-like domain-containing protein codes for MKYEWRKQEKNLYIPKQKSELVKIPEQKFFMIKGKGNPNEHEFAEKIGVLYSLAYAVKMMPKQGYTPDGYFEYTVYPLEGIWDLTEEGKKLDTLNKDELLYTIMIRQPDFVTKEIVERAFENVEKKKPHPFLNDVKFGALQDGLSVQILHIGPYDDESQSFKLMNEFIKNNNLERTSLQHREIYLSDFSKVEPANLKTVLRYKVRPIE; via the coding sequence ATGAAATACGAATGGAGAAAACAAGAGAAGAATTTATATATCCCAAAACAAAAATCTGAACTTGTAAAAATTCCAGAACAGAAATTTTTTATGATAAAGGGAAAAGGAAATCCAAATGAACACGAATTCGCTGAAAAGATAGGTGTTCTTTATTCATTGGCTTATGCTGTCAAAATGATGCCGAAGCAAGGATACACTCCAGATGGATATTTTGAATATACTGTATATCCATTAGAAGGAATATGGGATTTAACAGAAGAGGGAAAGAAATTAGATACATTAAATAAAGATGAATTATTATATACTATCATGATTAGACAACCAGATTTTGTAACAAAAGAAATAGTAGAGAGAGCATTTGAAAATGTAGAAAAAAAGAAACCACATCCATTTCTAAATGATGTAAAATTCGGTGCATTACAAGATGGTTTATCTGTCCAGATACTTCATATAGGCCCGTATGATGATGAATCTCAAAGTTTTAAATTAATGAATGAATTCATAAAAAATAATAATCTTGAAAGAACTTCATTACAACATAGAGAAATATATCTTTCGGATTTTAGCAAAGTTGAACCTGCAAATTTAAAAACTGTTTTGAGATATAAGGTTAGGCCAATAGAATAG
- a CDS encoding malate:quinone oxidoreductase, giving the protein MSNIQNKTDVILIGGGVMSATLGSLLKEIAPEWEIKVFEKLANAGEESSNEWNNAGTGHSALCELNYTSEKSDGSIDISKAININEQFQVSMQFWSYLVNSKLINNPQDFIMPLPHMSMVQGDKNVEFLKNRFKALSNNPLFKGMEYSDDPAKLMEWIPLIMQDRLSNEPIAATKIDSGTDVNFGALTRMMFDHLKTKNVDIKYKHSVDNLKRTSDGSWELKVRNVDNGSVEHHTAKFVFIGGGGGSLHLLQKSGIPEGKHIGGFPVSGFFMVCNNPDVVAQHHAKVYGKAKVGAPPMSVPHLDTRYINNEKSLLFGPFAGFSPKFLKTGSMLDLITSVKPNNVLTMLAAGAKEMSLTKYLIQQVMLSKEQRMEELREFIPNAKTEEWDLVVAGQRVQVIKDTAEGGKGTLQFGTEVVSASDGSIAALLGASPGASTAVHVMLEVINKCFPQRMKEWEPKIKEMIPSYGESLMENPELLKEIHSSTAETLGLSKKKELVYS; this is encoded by the coding sequence ATGAGCAACATACAGAATAAAACAGACGTTATCTTAATTGGTGGCGGAGTCATGAGCGCGACTTTGGGATCATTACTGAAAGAAATAGCACCGGAATGGGAAATCAAAGTGTTCGAGAAGCTCGCAAACGCAGGAGAAGAAAGCTCTAACGAATGGAATAATGCGGGTACGGGACATTCTGCACTGTGTGAGCTTAACTATACATCCGAAAAATCTGACGGATCTATAGATATTAGCAAAGCTATCAATATTAATGAACAGTTCCAAGTTTCAATGCAGTTTTGGTCTTATCTTGTAAACAGTAAGCTGATTAATAATCCGCAAGACTTTATCATGCCATTGCCTCATATGAGTATGGTACAAGGGGATAAAAATGTAGAGTTTTTAAAGAACCGCTTTAAAGCGCTATCAAACAATCCTCTATTCAAAGGTATGGAGTATTCCGATGACCCAGCCAAACTGATGGAATGGATACCGCTTATCATGCAAGACCGCCTATCGAATGAACCTATTGCGGCCACGAAAATAGACTCTGGTACAGATGTTAACTTTGGTGCTTTAACACGCATGATGTTTGATCACTTAAAGACTAAAAACGTCGATATCAAATACAAACATAGTGTTGATAATCTTAAACGTACTAGTGATGGCTCATGGGAATTAAAAGTGCGTAATGTCGATAACGGTAGCGTAGAACACCATACTGCTAAATTCGTCTTTATTGGAGGCGGGGGCGGAAGCCTGCACTTACTGCAAAAATCCGGTATTCCTGAAGGGAAACACATTGGCGGATTCCCAGTAAGCGGGTTTTTCATGGTGTGTAATAATCCGGACGTCGTTGCACAACATCATGCAAAAGTATACGGAAAAGCTAAAGTTGGTGCTCCACCAATGTCTGTTCCGCATCTTGATACACGATATATCAATAATGAAAAATCGTTGCTATTTGGACCATTTGCCGGATTCTCACCGAAGTTCTTAAAAACAGGTTCAATGTTAGATTTAATAACTTCCGTAAAACCGAATAATGTCTTGACTATGTTGGCGGCAGGCGCAAAAGAGATGTCATTGACAAAATACCTGATCCAGCAAGTCATGTTATCGAAAGAACAGCGCATGGAAGAGCTACGTGAGTTTATCCCGAACGCTAAGACCGAGGAATGGGATTTAGTAGTAGCTGGCCAACGTGTACAAGTAATCAAAGATACTGCTGAAGGCGGCAAAGGTACGCTTCAATTTGGAACGGAAGTTGTAAGTGCCTCTGATGGCTCGATTGCAGCATTACTAGGTGCTTCTCCAGGTGCTTCTACTGCTGTTCACGTTATGCTTGAGGTAATTAATAAATGCTTCCCGCAACGTATGAAAGAGTGGGAACCAAAAATTAAAGAAATGATTCCTTCCTATGGCGAGTCATTAATGGAAAATCCAGAGCTTCTGAAAGAAATTCACTCTTCAACAGCAGAGACGCTTGGTCTAAGTAAAAAAAAAGAGCTAGTTTATAGTTGA
- a CDS encoding IS110 family transposase — protein MNFKMQNKQNQLIERITDQHLVVGVDIAQHVHVARAVNYRGIVVGKPLSFQNNEEGFTSLLNWIKELKHLKNLDTTIVGMEPTGHYWINLSKWLVKQNMDVVTVNPHHVKRNKENRDNTQSKSDKKDALVIADMVKNGYYAIVGSTSESFEKLRVLMANRDVIVKRLVSSINQINRWVDVVFPEFREVFKDVSCKGAIATLRLFPTPAELCSLQPQDIVTGWKSCMKRHSGHKKAHALHALAKRSIGTKQALDAYKLHLGQLLEEYDLASSQLERVTQEVTNVLEQIPFVKPLLAIKGISEISLAGILGEAGDLSGFAHGNALLRHAGLHLAEASSGKWKGQIVLSKRGRSRLRRYLFLATMSLVMNNPEFKALHSNNVKVKKIKKMKSIMKLCGKLARVLVGIARNGSAYKPEMVFPLEQLAA, from the coding sequence ATGAATTTTAAAATGCAAAACAAACAAAATCAACTAATTGAGAGAATTACGGATCAACATCTAGTTGTTGGTGTGGATATTGCCCAACACGTACACGTGGCCCGTGCTGTAAATTATCGGGGCATTGTGGTCGGAAAACCTTTGTCTTTTCAAAATAACGAAGAAGGTTTTACTAGCTTACTAAACTGGATCAAGGAACTAAAACACTTGAAAAACTTAGACACCACGATAGTCGGAATGGAACCTACCGGTCATTATTGGATAAACCTTTCAAAGTGGCTAGTCAAACAAAACATGGATGTTGTCACGGTCAATCCTCACCATGTCAAAAGAAACAAAGAAAATCGTGATAATACGCAATCCAAAAGTGATAAAAAAGATGCCCTTGTCATCGCTGATATGGTGAAGAATGGCTACTATGCCATCGTTGGTTCCACTTCAGAATCATTTGAAAAACTTCGTGTCCTTATGGCTAACCGAGATGTGATCGTTAAGCGTCTTGTTAGCTCCATCAACCAAATTAATCGCTGGGTGGATGTTGTCTTTCCCGAGTTCCGGGAAGTGTTTAAAGACGTATCATGTAAAGGGGCAATCGCAACCCTACGCCTCTTTCCTACCCCAGCGGAATTATGTTCCTTACAGCCTCAAGATATCGTAACCGGGTGGAAATCATGTATGAAGCGACATTCCGGGCATAAAAAAGCCCATGCCCTGCATGCGTTGGCCAAGCGTTCAATTGGTACGAAACAAGCCCTTGATGCGTATAAACTTCACTTGGGACAGTTATTAGAGGAATATGATCTCGCTTCATCCCAACTCGAAAGAGTGACGCAAGAAGTCACAAACGTCTTGGAACAGATTCCATTCGTTAAGCCATTACTTGCCATTAAAGGAATTAGCGAGATTTCACTAGCGGGCATCTTAGGAGAAGCTGGAGATCTAAGTGGGTTCGCTCACGGGAATGCGCTCCTTCGTCATGCAGGATTGCATCTAGCTGAAGCAAGCTCTGGGAAGTGGAAAGGCCAAATTGTTCTTTCCAAACGTGGAAGATCACGCCTGCGGCGTTACCTTTTCCTTGCGACCATGAGTCTGGTGATGAATAACCCTGAGTTTAAAGCCCTACACTCGAACAATGTTAAAGTGAAGAAGATTAAGAAAATGAAATCCATCATGAAACTATGTGGAAAACTTGCCCGTGTTCTAGTAGGGATAGCTCGTAATGGCTCTGCCTATAAACCGGAAATGGTCTTCCCTCTTGAACAACTAGCAGCGTAA
- a CDS encoding DUF4030 domain-containing protein: MKKQYEDTDFDSSLKKLNSDLMWKTKQKQDLKNRISTDIEKLESQEKNKNPILSTGIKKVSLIRKLAYSSIALIILFGLFIGSTFVSPAMAEVVSKIPFLNSIINEKSVGVMIKEALKKEGYNFSGTTIDYTKKEITITVEGNKQYYKSVKDEIESIVKDVLQSKKYDAYKIKVERYKEYVDVLSEKDKIQKEKQAKEDMELWKALDKVFEKYHILQYGVNPSYKTVEIDLPDTETNTDEIKKEVSKIVQTITNEQYTVKIKKIDMKKEDQDERWRKILDSVTDELIGKKGYKVTLTGYSINPEPRIDIWTSIKSSDSDSREHGDTIEKVLKEYINSKEMQPLVKNDSYKINVYSKDKKKIN; this comes from the coding sequence ATGAAAAAGCAATATGAAGATACTGATTTTGATAGTTCCTTAAAGAAATTAAATTCCGATTTAATGTGGAAGACGAAACAAAAACAAGATCTCAAAAACCGAATTAGTACTGATATTGAAAAGTTGGAATCCCAAGAGAAAAATAAGAACCCTATCCTATCAACTGGTATCAAAAAAGTAAGTTTGATTCGTAAGTTAGCATACTCTAGTATCGCGCTGATCATATTATTCGGTTTATTTATTGGCTCTACATTTGTCTCTCCAGCTATGGCAGAAGTGGTCTCAAAGATTCCTTTTTTAAACTCCATTATTAATGAAAAATCGGTTGGCGTCATGATTAAAGAAGCGTTAAAGAAAGAGGGCTACAACTTTAGTGGTACTACTATTGACTATACCAAAAAGGAAATCACCATAACTGTAGAAGGTAATAAACAGTATTATAAAAGTGTTAAAGATGAGATTGAGAGTATTGTGAAGGATGTATTACAATCAAAGAAATATGATGCTTATAAAATTAAAGTAGAAAGATACAAGGAATACGTCGATGTCCTTAGCGAGAAAGATAAAATACAGAAAGAAAAACAGGCTAAGGAGGACATGGAACTTTGGAAGGCTCTTGATAAAGTGTTTGAAAAGTATCACATCTTACAATATGGTGTGAATCCCTCTTATAAGACAGTAGAAATAGACTTACCGGACACCGAGACAAATACAGATGAAATTAAAAAAGAAGTTAGTAAAATAGTACAGACAATAACAAACGAACAATACACAGTTAAAATTAAAAAAATTGATATGAAAAAAGAAGATCAAGATGAAAGATGGCGGAAAATTTTAGATTCTGTTACTGATGAATTAATCGGTAAAAAAGGTTATAAAGTTACGTTGACTGGATATTCAATTAACCCAGAACCTAGGATTGATATATGGACTTCTATAAAAAGCTCGGATTCTGATTCAAGGGAACATGGAGATACTATCGAAAAGGTCCTTAAAGAATATATAAATTCTAAAGAAATGCAACCATTGGTTAAAAATGATTCATACAAAATTAATGTATACAGTAAGGATAAAAAGAAAATAAATTAA